Proteins encoded in a region of the Euzebya rosea genome:
- a CDS encoding GNAT family N-acetyltransferase — protein sequence MIDVPGLPDGLIARPPTLDDIDAVVAVCREEEQHAGAVPHTSAADLSSEWQRPSVDLSEDVVVIDDGERLVGYADQFRGRAWVAVRPSANGRGIGTWLLRWTEANARRRGCPDIGQTIADTAHDAQAVVRAHGYEPRFESWVFTFPLQSPLPDLRLPDGVTIRPVRRPAEDRAIHEVVETAFSEWPGRGAGHDFEDWVAEELDRDDVVPELQLVAVEDGRVIGAAVCIVDGDEGWVQQLAVARQHRGRGLGRALLAAAFRGFAEHGMASAGLSTDSRTGAKTLYEHIGMTVTESYTRWGRSLT from the coding sequence ATGATCGACGTCCCCGGGCTGCCCGACGGCCTGATCGCCCGACCGCCCACCCTCGACGACATCGACGCGGTCGTCGCCGTCTGCCGGGAGGAGGAGCAGCATGCCGGCGCGGTGCCGCACACCTCGGCAGCCGATCTGTCCTCGGAATGGCAGCGACCGTCGGTCGACCTGTCCGAGGACGTCGTCGTGATCGACGACGGCGAACGTCTGGTCGGGTACGCCGACCAGTTCCGTGGCCGGGCGTGGGTGGCGGTCCGTCCGTCGGCGAACGGTCGCGGGATCGGCACCTGGCTCCTGCGCTGGACCGAGGCGAACGCACGACGCCGGGGGTGCCCCGACATCGGACAGACCATCGCCGACACCGCACACGACGCCCAGGCCGTCGTGCGAGCGCACGGCTACGAGCCACGGTTCGAGTCGTGGGTGTTCACCTTCCCGCTCCAGTCCCCGCTTCCCGACCTGCGGCTGCCCGACGGGGTGACGATCCGTCCGGTCCGCCGACCGGCCGAGGACCGGGCGATCCACGAGGTCGTCGAGACGGCGTTCAGCGAGTGGCCCGGCCGGGGGGCCGGCCACGACTTCGAGGACTGGGTCGCCGAGGAGCTCGACCGGGACGACGTCGTGCCCGAGCTCCAGCTCGTCGCGGTCGAGGACGGTCGGGTCATCGGTGCGGCGGTCTGCATCGTCGACGGCGACGAGGGATGGGTGCAGCAGCTCGCCGTCGCCCGCCAGCACCGGGGAAGGGGGCTCGGTCGGGCGTTGCTGGCTGCGGCGTTCAGGGGCTTCGCCGAGCACGGGATGGCCTCCGCAGGGCTGTCGACGGACTCGCGGACGGGGGCGAAGACCCTCTACGAACACATCGGCATGACGGTGACGGAGTCCTACACCCGCTGGGGCCGCAGCCTGACATGA
- a CDS encoding GNAT family N-acetyltransferase, whose amino-acid sequence MEFRRLTDDDLPMLHRWLNEPGVVRWWEGDDVSWLGVVREYGSTNTDPVEHWIAVHDGEDIGWIQAYAAADFADEDETTQWFRLGVRRTAAGIDYLVGPTAGRHRGLGTLMIATFVERIVFGQHPEWTEVCASPMSSNVASWRALEKAGFTTRGTFFDEDGPARLMVRHR is encoded by the coding sequence GTGGAGTTCCGGCGCCTGACCGACGACGACCTGCCGATGCTGCACCGCTGGCTCAACGAACCTGGGGTCGTCCGGTGGTGGGAGGGGGACGATGTGTCGTGGCTGGGTGTGGTCCGTGAGTACGGCTCGACCAACACCGACCCGGTCGAGCACTGGATCGCCGTGCACGACGGTGAGGACATCGGCTGGATCCAGGCCTACGCCGCCGCGGACTTCGCCGACGAGGACGAGACGACCCAGTGGTTCCGGCTCGGGGTCCGGCGCACGGCCGCCGGCATCGACTACCTCGTCGGTCCGACCGCCGGCCGCCACCGGGGCCTCGGCACGCTGATGATCGCCACGTTCGTCGAACGGATCGTCTTCGGCCAGCACCCCGAGTGGACCGAGGTGTGTGCGTCCCCGATGTCGTCCAACGTTGCGTCCTGGCGGGCGCTGGAGAAGGCCGGCTTCACGACCCGCGGGACGTTCTTCGACGAGGACGGCCCCGCCCGACTGATGGTTCGCCACCGATGA
- a CDS encoding S1C family serine protease has product MSTILDPSQQPDPTAQGGPTPQSGPSPQPVASPTPAGAPREANGGYAFSGHPGDRWEAQPVERGGSSSVPGYGPPPGYPASPVYGPAAPQPADGTPSTGYDAVPPVGPSGSTATAAEPNRRPWVTPLVSATLAAVVAAGVAFPIARSTVDESATADRVPASFIVDGTGAADTDVAEAMSISDVAAAVSPSVGLVSVTTRAGQGSGSAVVYDADGLLVTNNHVVADAVAVQVTLPSGETHDARVVGTDPTTDVAVLRIDAVDLPTIPFATEEATVGETTVAIGSPFGLDGTVTTGIVSATNRTLGGQTGVLGDLIQTDASINPGNSGGALVNGQGELIGLNTAILSGSGTSSGVGFAVPVATVQNVADQILATGSAVHAALGVSGQTVDERTAQLYDLDVEAGAVIASVESGSAAAAAGLQPGDIVTAVDGDPVDTIADLSVAIRAHQPGEVIHLDVVRDNASATIEATLGEATS; this is encoded by the coding sequence GTGTCCACCATTCTCGACCCCAGCCAGCAGCCCGACCCCACCGCGCAGGGTGGCCCGACCCCGCAGAGCGGCCCGTCGCCACAGCCGGTGGCGTCGCCGACCCCGGCCGGCGCCCCCCGCGAGGCCAATGGCGGCTACGCCTTCTCGGGCCACCCGGGCGACCGGTGGGAGGCGCAGCCGGTCGAGCGCGGCGGATCGTCGTCCGTACCCGGATACGGCCCGCCCCCCGGCTACCCCGCCTCGCCGGTGTACGGCCCCGCCGCCCCACAGCCCGCTGACGGCACCCCCTCCACCGGGTACGACGCGGTGCCGCCTGTCGGCCCCTCCGGGTCGACCGCGACGGCTGCCGAGCCCAACCGCCGCCCGTGGGTGACGCCGCTGGTCTCGGCCACGCTCGCCGCGGTGGTCGCCGCCGGGGTGGCGTTCCCGATCGCCCGGTCCACCGTCGACGAGTCCGCGACCGCGGACCGGGTGCCGGCGTCGTTCATCGTCGACGGCACGGGCGCTGCCGACACCGACGTCGCCGAGGCCATGTCGATCAGCGACGTCGCCGCGGCCGTGTCCCCCTCCGTCGGGCTGGTCAGCGTGACCACGCGGGCGGGTCAGGGTTCCGGGTCCGCGGTCGTCTACGACGCCGACGGCCTGCTGGTCACCAACAACCACGTGGTCGCCGACGCCGTGGCAGTCCAGGTGACCCTCCCGAGCGGTGAGACCCACGACGCCCGGGTCGTCGGGACCGACCCCACCACCGACGTGGCGGTCCTGCGGATCGACGCCGTCGACCTGCCGACGATCCCGTTCGCGACGGAGGAGGCGACCGTCGGTGAGACCACGGTGGCCATCGGCAGCCCGTTCGGCCTGGACGGCACGGTCACCACCGGCATCGTCTCGGCGACCAACCGGACCCTCGGCGGGCAGACCGGCGTCCTGGGTGACCTGATCCAGACGGACGCGTCGATCAACCCCGGCAACTCCGGCGGCGCGCTGGTCAACGGACAGGGTGAGCTGATCGGGCTGAACACCGCGATCCTGTCCGGCTCCGGCACCTCCTCCGGGGTCGGGTTCGCCGTGCCCGTGGCGACCGTGCAGAACGTGGCCGACCAGATCCTCGCCACCGGCAGCGCCGTGCACGCCGCGCTGGGTGTTTCCGGCCAGACCGTCGACGAGCGCACCGCGCAGCTGTACGACCTGGACGTCGAGGCCGGCGCGGTCATCGCCTCCGTCGAGTCGGGGTCGGCCGCGGCCGCCGCCGGCCTGCAGCCCGGCGACATCGTGACCGCCGTCGACGGTGACCCCGTCGACACGATCGCCGACCTCTCGGTGGCCATCCGGGCACACCAGCCCGGCGAGGTCATCCATCTCGACGTCGTCCGCGACAACGCCAGCGCCACGATCGAGGCCACCCTCGGCGAGGCGACCAGCTGA
- a CDS encoding MGMT family protein — protein sequence MTRVIPPPPGFRPHPDRHRLTPFQRAVVAVVSALEPGDVATYAEVAEEAGHPGAGQAVANVLRRVPDLPWWRVVPAGGRLYRTHARVQAPLLRADGVVLVEDLTGAVHVHIG from the coding sequence ATGACCCGCGTCATCCCACCGCCACCGGGATTCCGACCACATCCCGACCGGCATCGGTTGACCCCCTTCCAGCGGGCCGTCGTGGCAGTCGTCTCCGCGCTGGAGCCCGGAGACGTCGCCACCTACGCCGAGGTCGCCGAGGAAGCCGGCCATCCCGGAGCCGGCCAAGCCGTCGCCAACGTGCTGCGCCGGGTTCCGGACCTGCCGTGGTGGCGGGTCGTGCCTGCTGGCGGCCGGCTGTACCGCACGCATGCCCGTGTGCAGGCGCCCCTGCTCCGCGCCGACGGGGTCGTGCTGGTCGAGGACCTGACCGGCGCGGTGCACGTCCACATCGGCTGA
- a CDS encoding HPP family protein, whose amino-acid sequence MHVQYFMTPNPTSVNPDETVGAAWDRMNTLEVHHLPVTSDGRLIGILSDRDLPDHDDVLVRDVMSLEPITVHPDDELVEAGRTLLSNGINAVPVVDEDNALVGILTTTNCLVAMIQLNHELKLATS is encoded by the coding sequence ATGCACGTGCAGTACTTCATGACCCCCAACCCGACGTCCGTCAACCCCGACGAAACCGTTGGCGCGGCATGGGATCGCATGAACACCCTGGAGGTCCACCACCTCCCCGTGACGTCCGACGGTCGGCTGATCGGCATCCTCAGCGATCGTGACCTGCCCGACCACGACGATGTCCTCGTCCGGGACGTCATGTCCCTGGAGCCCATCACGGTCCACCCCGACGACGAGCTCGTCGAGGCCGGACGGACCCTCCTGTCCAACGGCATCAACGCCGTTCCGGTCGTCGACGAGGACAACGCGCTCGTCGGCATCCTCACGACCACCAACTGCCTGGTGGCCATGATCCAGCTGAACCACGAGCTGAAGTTGGCAACCAGCTGA
- a CDS encoding HNH endonuclease, protein MISRDHAAGLVAAAEKQAADQDAAARAEAARQDAERQERRLADERAQADAATLAERMRLAREAAAREEQLARERAEAAAVQAAADEAARKARQEALLESAVAGASPDRVRTEANTMRAADVAALERAAAAQRARRSVTFGSDRITGQTVLRVMLTDTDRELLHAGIEAAHVFDPPDTPEAERRTPEQRRYDAFLDLITAGLQAGELPTSRGIKPHVTVTVPLATLTGEAEVAGVAGFGTVVSPETARRLACDARLTRAVIDARGMPLDIGRTTRAWTTAQHTAANLLFGGCAFPTADRTPCGRPIGWTDLHHVQWWRHDGPTDQDNGVPLCRHHHNAVHHDGWLLDFDLPTGTVTITRTRDGETVTRTTRFPDDNPRPSIPDQTATSGPDRTAGSSDRTAPGRTAPGRTSPDRTGPDRDDPGDGRLPI, encoded by the coding sequence GTGATCTCGCGGGATCATGCGGCGGGGTTGGTGGCGGCGGCGGAGAAGCAGGCGGCCGATCAGGACGCCGCCGCCCGCGCCGAGGCCGCACGGCAGGACGCCGAACGCCAGGAGCGTCGTCTGGCTGATGAGCGGGCACAGGCAGACGCCGCGACGTTGGCGGAACGGATGCGGCTTGCCCGCGAGGCCGCTGCTCGGGAGGAACAGCTCGCCCGCGAACGCGCCGAAGCAGCCGCCGTACAGGCGGCCGCCGACGAGGCGGCCCGGAAGGCCCGGCAGGAGGCGTTGTTGGAATCAGCGGTGGCGGGGGCGTCACCGGATCGGGTGCGGACCGAGGCCAACACGATGCGAGCGGCCGATGTGGCGGCGTTGGAACGGGCTGCCGCGGCGCAGCGGGCCCGCCGATCGGTGACCTTCGGGTCCGACCGGATCACCGGGCAGACGGTCCTGCGGGTCATGCTGACCGACACCGACCGCGAGCTCCTCCACGCCGGCATCGAAGCCGCCCATGTGTTCGACCCGCCCGACACCCCCGAGGCGGAACGACGAACCCCGGAGCAGCGTCGCTATGACGCGTTCCTCGACCTGATCACCGCCGGGCTGCAGGCGGGTGAGCTGCCCACGTCGCGCGGCATCAAGCCCCACGTCACCGTCACCGTCCCGCTGGCCACCCTGACGGGTGAGGCAGAGGTGGCGGGGGTGGCAGGGTTCGGGACGGTGGTCTCGCCGGAGACGGCCAGGCGGTTGGCGTGTGATGCCCGGTTGACCCGGGCGGTGATCGATGCCCGGGGGATGCCGTTGGACATCGGTCGGACCACCAGGGCGTGGACGACAGCCCAGCACACCGCCGCCAACCTGTTGTTCGGAGGGTGTGCGTTCCCGACTGCTGATCGGACGCCGTGTGGTCGGCCGATCGGTTGGACTGATCTGCATCACGTCCAGTGGTGGCGTCACGACGGGCCGACCGATCAGGACAACGGGGTGCCGTTGTGCCGCCATCATCACAACGCGGTGCACCACGACGGCTGGCTGCTGGACTTCGACCTGCCCACCGGCACCGTCACCATCACCCGCACCCGTGACGGGGAGACCGTGACCCGGACAACCAGGTTCCCCGACGACAACCCCAGACCCAGCATCCCCGACCAGACAGCCACGTCAGGACCCGACCGCACAGCAGGGTCCTCGGACCGGACCGCCCCGGGCCGGACGGCACCAGGTCGGACCTCCCCGGATCGGACTGGCCCGGACCGGGACGATCCCGGCGACGGACGACTACCGATCTGA
- a CDS encoding TlpA disulfide reductase family protein, producing MVVPWQLIGRLVAALAVGVVALLVVGARRQRLNAAVDVVLTLVVGAVVGGRLMVLALDAALLGSLPDPRALLTLGPGLSVPGAVIGASVAGWRRRAVVPVAVWTDAAVAIAAGLGTFAAVHLPGGLVANLLGVVAFAAGAAWLWRSDPARWHPGLRLLAVVSTVHLVSTALTPSLPTVDTDIDVVLTLVVCVAALLTHPRVGAGMRRGGSVAAGVLAGIVVLSAVLTGPSGPASSDMALSDMAMPEGGGDASLVGAIVADGAAADVPAWGGAELAAFVGQQDVPVVVNLWASWCPPCHAEAATLARAARALDGRAVVLGVLVDDDAADGQAFADRYGLGFPTVVDAGVSDALGMAGLPTTVVLDPEGEVVQRVVGGLSQATLADAVARAGAAG from the coding sequence ATGGTCGTGCCCTGGCAGCTGATCGGGCGACTCGTCGCGGCGCTGGCCGTGGGCGTGGTCGCCCTCCTCGTCGTGGGCGCCCGTCGCCAGCGGCTCAACGCGGCGGTCGACGTCGTCCTGACCCTCGTCGTGGGGGCGGTGGTCGGCGGTCGGCTGATGGTGCTGGCCCTGGACGCGGCGCTGCTGGGGTCGTTGCCCGACCCTCGGGCGCTGCTGACCCTCGGTCCCGGCCTGTCGGTCCCGGGGGCGGTGATCGGCGCGTCTGTGGCGGGCTGGCGGCGACGTGCCGTGGTGCCGGTGGCGGTGTGGACGGATGCGGCGGTGGCCATCGCGGCCGGGCTGGGGACGTTCGCCGCGGTCCACCTGCCCGGCGGGCTCGTGGCCAACCTCCTCGGGGTGGTGGCGTTCGCTGCCGGGGCCGCCTGGCTGTGGCGCAGCGATCCGGCCCGGTGGCATCCGGGGCTGCGGCTGCTCGCCGTCGTCTCGACCGTCCACCTGGTGTCGACGGCGTTGACCCCGAGCCTGCCGACGGTCGACACCGACATCGACGTGGTCCTGACCCTCGTCGTCTGCGTCGCCGCCCTGCTGACCCACCCGCGGGTCGGGGCGGGGATGCGTCGGGGTGGCAGCGTGGCCGCCGGGGTGCTGGCGGGGATCGTGGTGCTGTCGGCGGTGCTGACTGGGCCGTCGGGCCCGGCGTCGTCGGACATGGCCCTGTCGGACATGGCCATGCCCGAGGGGGGAGGGGACGCGTCGCTCGTCGGGGCCATCGTCGCTGATGGCGCGGCTGCTGACGTGCCGGCCTGGGGTGGGGCCGAGCTGGCGGCCTTCGTCGGCCAGCAGGATGTGCCGGTCGTGGTGAACCTGTGGGCGTCGTGGTGCCCGCCGTGCCATGCCGAGGCCGCCACCCTTGCCCGGGCCGCCCGTGCGCTGGATGGCCGGGCGGTGGTGCTGGGCGTGCTGGTCGACGACGACGCGGCCGACGGGCAGGCCTTCGCCGACCGCTACGGATTGGGGTTCCCCACCGTGGTCGACGCCGGGGTGAGCGACGCCCTGGGCATGGCCGGCCTGCCGACCACGGTCGTGCTGGACCCCGAGGGTGAGGTCGTCCAGCGTGTCGTCGGGGGACTCAGCCAGGCCACACTGGCCGACGCCGTCGCGCGGGCCGGCGCGGCGGGCTGA
- a CDS encoding cytochrome P450: MKSNSTSRPSLADRMRQQGMHLAYTAARTAMRVTGDPTSRLLEGQDLLRDPYAVYDDLRARGPLLTSRFPGLAVSTTHAVADAALHDLHVGPPPGTELPPHLRWDSPLSPSLLDTDPPGHTRIRRLVAQAFTPRATMRMEEQAQAITAELLDAAEAKAHAGGQVDLIADLAAPLPIRMICSMLGIPEDRTDRFTEWGSALALSLEPVRPPEMQRRIQAAGAEVRTFITGLFEERRRAGDPGEDVLGRLLAARDGEDRLTDEELVATTILLLGAGFETTVNLIGSGTLALLRNPDQLRIVAEDPANTVGNAVEELLRYDSPVQMTGRLAWADTDLAGSTIAGGTSVMVLLGAANRDPDVFERPNVLDVTRPNAKAHLAFSSGVHHCLGAPLARLEAQTAFAHLLSRFPDLRQTAPARRRTTRVLRGLETLPVSLTG; the protein is encoded by the coding sequence GTGAAGAGCAACTCCACTTCTCGTCCGTCCCTCGCCGACCGCATGCGCCAGCAGGGGATGCACCTGGCCTACACGGCCGCCCGCACCGCCATGCGCGTCACCGGCGACCCCACGTCGAGGTTGCTGGAGGGGCAGGACCTGCTCCGCGACCCCTACGCCGTGTACGACGACCTCCGGGCGCGCGGGCCGCTGCTGACCAGCCGGTTCCCGGGCCTGGCCGTCTCCACGACGCACGCGGTCGCCGACGCGGCCCTGCACGACCTGCACGTCGGCCCGCCGCCGGGCACCGAGCTGCCGCCGCACCTGCGCTGGGACAGCCCCCTCTCCCCGTCGTTGCTCGATACCGACCCGCCGGGCCACACCCGCATCCGCCGCCTCGTCGCACAGGCCTTCACCCCTCGCGCGACCATGCGCATGGAGGAGCAGGCGCAGGCCATCACCGCCGAGCTGCTGGATGCCGCCGAGGCGAAGGCGCACGCCGGCGGGCAGGTCGACCTGATCGCCGACCTGGCCGCCCCGCTGCCCATCCGCATGATCTGCTCGATGCTCGGCATCCCCGAGGACCGGACCGACCGCTTCACCGAGTGGGGCAGCGCGCTGGCCCTGTCGCTGGAGCCCGTGCGACCGCCCGAGATGCAGCGGCGCATCCAGGCCGCCGGCGCCGAGGTGCGCACCTTCATCACCGGACTGTTCGAGGAACGACGTCGGGCCGGCGACCCCGGCGAGGACGTCCTCGGTCGGCTGCTCGCGGCACGCGACGGCGAGGACCGGCTGACCGACGAGGAGCTGGTTGCCACCACGATCCTCCTCCTCGGTGCGGGGTTCGAGACCACCGTCAACCTGATCGGGTCGGGCACCCTCGCCCTGCTGCGCAACCCCGACCAGCTGCGGATCGTCGCCGAGGATCCTGCCAACACGGTCGGCAACGCCGTGGAGGAGCTGCTGCGCTACGACAGCCCGGTGCAGATGACCGGCCGCCTGGCATGGGCAGACACCGACCTGGCCGGCTCGACGATCGCCGGCGGCACCTCGGTGATGGTCCTGCTCGGGGCAGCCAACCGCGACCCCGACGTGTTCGAGCGTCCGAATGTGCTCGACGTCACGAGGCCCAACGCCAAGGCCCACCTGGCGTTCTCCTCGGGGGTCCACCACTGCCTCGGCGCCCCGCTCGCCCGGCTCGAGGCGCAGACCGCCTTCGCCCACCTGCTGTCGCGCTTCCCCGACCTGCGCCAGACCGCCCCGGCCCGACGCCGGACCACCCGGGTCCTGCGCGGGCTGGAGACCCTCCCCGTCAGCCTGACCGGCTGA
- a CDS encoding cyclic nucleotide-binding and patatin-like phospholipase domain-containing protein has protein sequence MTEPTGRLHELLRRTGVFGGLAPGVLDEVVTELELVPLASGDIVMAAGEEPDALYVIVSGRLGISPAGDDTPNRISSGRGQTVGELGLLTGEPRTATVQALRDTLVARLSREAFGALLRRHPEAMVQHFAAPIITRLRTGSDDADRPAGLVVALVPAEATVPQRDVGEALVRALSTLGPTAHLDRERVDAQLGSTGIASITRQDPRNDDLVLWLNEQEATEATVCYEADPQLTPWTKRCLRQADLVLVLGAAESPPEPGPIERWLAEDPGSRHSQRAVLLIHPAGASRPRLTSRWTTSRDLRACYHARRGSEEDYLRVARLLTGHGVGLVLSGGGARALAHIGVIRALAEARVPIDAVTAVSGGAIVAGLLAMGHDADAITERARAAIDRIDYTLPVHALTSGRNWTNSMRTLFGRTAIEDLWIPFTCHSANLSEGRAEVHASGSLMHAVRASTAIPGLLPPVFHDGDVLVDGGLIDNLPTARMRAMPGIERVIAVDVGSADPDWVVPPFDYSLSGWGSLWQRVSPRSQGVSAPRLAETLLRSISITNTATTKDAAGRFDWYLRPPVEGFGLLDFAAIGELAAVGHASTRDQLVDDPPPFLAAHGLGSSL, from the coding sequence ATGACCGAGCCGACGGGCCGCCTGCACGAACTCCTGCGCAGGACCGGGGTCTTCGGCGGGCTCGCCCCCGGGGTCCTCGACGAGGTGGTCACCGAGCTCGAGCTCGTGCCGCTTGCCAGCGGGGACATCGTGATGGCGGCCGGCGAGGAACCCGACGCGCTGTACGTGATCGTCAGCGGTCGGCTGGGGATCAGCCCAGCAGGGGACGACACTCCCAACCGCATCTCCTCGGGACGCGGCCAGACGGTGGGCGAGCTCGGGCTGCTGACGGGCGAGCCCAGGACCGCAACGGTGCAGGCGCTGCGCGACACGCTGGTCGCGCGACTGTCCAGGGAGGCCTTCGGCGCGCTGCTCCGGCGTCACCCCGAGGCGATGGTCCAGCACTTCGCGGCGCCGATCATCACGAGGCTGCGCACCGGGTCCGACGACGCCGATCGGCCCGCGGGGTTGGTGGTGGCCCTCGTCCCGGCCGAGGCAACCGTGCCGCAGCGCGACGTCGGCGAGGCCCTCGTCCGCGCCCTGTCCACGTTGGGTCCCACCGCCCACCTCGACCGGGAACGGGTCGACGCACAGCTCGGGTCGACCGGGATCGCCTCGATCACCCGCCAGGACCCTCGCAACGACGACCTGGTCCTGTGGCTCAACGAGCAGGAGGCCACCGAGGCGACCGTCTGCTACGAGGCCGACCCGCAGCTGACGCCCTGGACGAAGCGCTGCCTTCGGCAGGCCGACCTGGTCCTGGTCCTCGGTGCCGCCGAGTCCCCGCCCGAACCCGGGCCGATCGAGCGGTGGTTGGCCGAGGACCCGGGCAGCCGACACTCCCAACGAGCCGTCCTGCTGATCCACCCGGCCGGGGCGTCTCGGCCACGACTGACGTCGCGGTGGACGACCTCGCGGGACCTGCGCGCCTGCTATCACGCCAGGCGCGGGTCGGAGGAGGACTACCTGCGGGTCGCGCGGCTGCTCACCGGGCACGGCGTCGGGCTGGTGCTCAGCGGCGGGGGTGCCCGTGCCCTGGCCCACATCGGGGTCATCCGGGCGCTGGCGGAGGCCCGGGTTCCCATCGATGCCGTGACCGCGGTCAGCGGCGGGGCGATCGTGGCCGGCCTGCTGGCGATGGGCCACGACGCCGATGCGATCACCGAACGGGCACGGGCCGCGATCGACCGCATCGACTACACGTTGCCCGTCCACGCCCTGACCAGCGGGCGCAACTGGACCAACTCCATGCGCACGCTCTTCGGCCGCACCGCCATCGAGGACCTGTGGATCCCCTTCACGTGCCATTCGGCCAACCTGTCGGAGGGCCGGGCGGAGGTCCACGCGTCCGGGTCGCTGATGCACGCCGTGCGCGCCAGCACCGCCATCCCCGGGCTCCTGCCCCCGGTCTTCCACGACGGCGACGTGCTCGTCGACGGCGGGCTCATCGACAACCTCCCCACGGCACGGATGCGCGCCATGCCCGGGATCGAACGGGTCATCGCCGTCGACGTGGGCAGCGCGGACCCCGACTGGGTCGTGCCGCCGTTCGACTACAGCCTGTCCGGATGGGGGTCGCTGTGGCAACGGGTCTCGCCCCGGTCCCAGGGCGTGTCGGCCCCGCGGCTGGCCGAGACGTTGCTGCGATCGATATCGATCACCAACACCGCGACGACGAAGGACGCGGCAGGCCGGTTCGACTGGTACCTGCGGCCGCCCGTGGAGGGGTTCGGACTGCTCGACTTCGCCGCCATCGGCGAGCTGGCGGCCGTCGGGCACGCCAGCACCAGGGACCAGCTCGTCGACGATCCACCGCCCTTCCTGGCCGCCCACGGACTAGGGTCGTCGTTGTGA
- a CDS encoding N-acyl amino acid synthase FeeM domain-containing protein, with amino-acid sequence MDIQVRYAETESEREAVYRLRYDIYNREMNLESPAVDHDRRVLTDANDDTARILYATVDGELAGTLRIHWGGDAPFPDEFEETYQFDHFRPVVADEEMVVFSRLMVRKEYRGSMVPVEFFAHIARFSIEQGARLTFCDCQPHLLNLYTMIGYRTYATTYNDIMMGLLVPLVVVVEDLAHFRAIGSPLLQFSGEDFRPDPPTDILALLPAAPTVQPVPGDAAADWARTFGLLAESHEETTTIFEGLSDDAVNQIMQRSFVITCEKDDLVIQKRAVDRTMFIVLAGLLEVREGDRVVAVASRGDVLGELAFLLHGERLSDVYAASDDAKVLSLNEKAVMSLMEEQPAIAARLFLNLSRVVAAKVTSLYHQATSSA; translated from the coding sequence GTGGACATCCAGGTCAGGTATGCCGAGACCGAGTCCGAGCGCGAGGCGGTGTACCGGCTGCGGTACGACATCTACAACCGCGAGATGAACCTCGAGAGCCCGGCCGTCGACCACGACCGGCGGGTGCTCACCGACGCCAACGACGACACCGCACGGATCCTCTACGCGACCGTCGACGGCGAGCTCGCCGGCACCCTGCGGATCCACTGGGGTGGGGATGCCCCGTTCCCCGACGAGTTCGAGGAGACCTACCAGTTCGACCACTTCCGCCCGGTGGTGGCCGACGAGGAGATGGTGGTCTTCTCCCGGCTGATGGTGCGCAAGGAGTACCGGGGGTCGATGGTCCCCGTCGAGTTCTTCGCCCACATCGCCCGGTTCTCCATCGAGCAGGGGGCTCGGCTGACCTTCTGTGACTGCCAGCCGCATCTGCTGAACCTCTACACGATGATCGGCTACCGCACCTACGCCACGACGTACAACGACATCATGATGGGCCTGCTGGTCCCGCTCGTCGTCGTCGTGGAGGACCTGGCGCACTTCCGCGCCATCGGCTCACCCCTCCTGCAGTTCTCGGGCGAGGACTTCCGGCCCGACCCACCGACGGACATCCTGGCCCTGCTCCCCGCCGCACCCACGGTCCAGCCCGTCCCCGGGGACGCCGCCGCGGACTGGGCCCGGACCTTCGGCCTGCTGGCGGAGAGCCACGAGGAGACCACGACCATCTTCGAGGGGCTCTCCGACGACGCGGTCAACCAGATCATGCAACGCAGCTTCGTGATCACCTGCGAGAAGGACGACCTGGTGATCCAGAAACGCGCGGTGGATCGCACCATGTTCATCGTGCTGGCGGGCCTGCTGGAGGTGCGGGAGGGCGACCGCGTCGTGGCGGTGGCCTCCAGGGGTGACGTGCTGGGGGAGCTGGCGTTCCTGCTGCACGGTGAGCGGCTGTCGGACGTGTACGCCGCGTCCGATGACGCCAAGGTGCTCAGCCTCAACGAGAAGGCCGTCATGTCGCTGATGGAGGAGCAGCCGGCGATCGCCGCACGGCTGTTCCTCAACCTCTCCCGTGTCGTGGCCGCCAAGGTGACCTCGCTCTACCACCAGGCCACCTCCTCGGCATGA